A window of Mucilaginibacter paludis DSM 18603 contains these coding sequences:
- a CDS encoding carboxymuconolactone decarboxylase family protein, with protein MKNFPIPTKEQVSPANQAIFESLNGMVGFVPNLYAIFAHSENALGNYLALQNGKTSIRAKEREVINLVVSQVNNCSYCLSAHTQFAKMNGFTDEQILDIRRADVGFDAKLDALAKLVKATTENRGRVSSEVLENFYAAGYTEASLIDVTMVIGDKIISNYLHALTDIPVDWPLAPALN; from the coding sequence ATGAAAAATTTCCCAATCCCAACTAAAGAACAAGTATCTCCCGCTAACCAGGCTATTTTTGAAAGCCTGAATGGCATGGTAGGTTTCGTACCTAACTTATATGCTATTTTTGCTCATTCTGAAAATGCATTAGGCAACTACCTCGCTCTCCAAAACGGTAAGACGTCCATCCGTGCCAAAGAGCGCGAGGTGATCAACCTCGTAGTGAGCCAGGTAAACAACTGCTCTTATTGCCTGAGCGCTCATACGCAATTCGCAAAAATGAATGGCTTTACCGACGAGCAGATCCTGGATATACGCAGGGCCGATGTCGGTTTTGACGCTAAATTAGATGCTTTAGCTAAACTGGTTAAGGCTACAACAGAAAATCGCGGTCGTGTTAGCTCTGAAGTTTTAGAAAATTTTTACGCTGCCGGTTATACTGAAGCAAGCCTGATCGATGTAACCATGGTGATCGGTGATAAGATCATCTCCAATTACCTGCACGCCTTAACAGATATTCCTGTCGATTGGCCGTTAGCACCAGCTTTAAACTAA
- a CDS encoding helix-turn-helix domain-containing protein, protein MKLHYLDPVSAGELHLTINESDFDRLFFQRDRKDKFLTIAWNNGADQKVTIDGVTSTFPSQSVLPLMVNQSFSFEKTEQIIAWQYNRNFYCIVDHDKEVSCVGFLFYGSADTMFINLDEQQQKKLTLLLEVFIDEFDDKDIIQRDMLQMILKRLIIIITRLAKKQYLTNKAITDDKLDVLRTFNVMVENNYRKEHTVQFYADQLNKSPKTLANYFALYNHKSPLAAIQERIILEAKRLLMYTDKSAKEIAYDLGYDDAAYFSNFFKKQSGLSPTDFRNSKSSLNIGQ, encoded by the coding sequence ATGAAATTACATTATCTCGATCCGGTGTCCGCCGGTGAACTACACCTTACCATTAATGAATCTGATTTTGACCGTCTGTTTTTCCAGCGCGACCGTAAGGATAAATTTTTAACCATTGCCTGGAATAACGGAGCTGATCAAAAAGTAACCATCGACGGCGTAACCAGTACTTTTCCGTCGCAATCAGTTTTGCCGTTAATGGTGAATCAAAGCTTTAGCTTTGAGAAAACAGAACAGATCATTGCCTGGCAATACAATCGCAATTTTTATTGTATTGTCGATCATGATAAAGAAGTAAGCTGTGTAGGTTTTCTTTTTTACGGATCGGCAGATACGATGTTTATCAACTTAGATGAGCAGCAGCAAAAAAAGCTAACCCTGTTATTAGAAGTATTCATTGACGAATTTGATGATAAGGATATTATTCAAAGAGATATGCTTCAAATGATCCTGAAGCGGTTAATCATCATCATTACCCGCCTGGCCAAAAAACAATACCTTACCAATAAAGCCATAACAGATGATAAGCTGGATGTGTTGCGAACGTTTAACGTCATGGTTGAAAACAATTACCGTAAAGAACATACCGTGCAATTTTATGCCGATCAGTTAAACAAGTCGCCAAAAACGTTGGCTAACTACTTTGCGCTATACAATCATAAATCGCCATTGGCTGCAATACAGGAGCGTATTATTCTGGAGGCTAAGCGCCTGCTGATGTACACCGATAAATCTGCCAAAGAGATAGCCTATGATTTGGGTTATGATGATGCCGCCTATTTCAGTAACTTCTTTAAAAAACAAAGCGGTTTATCCCCTACTGATTTTAGGAATTCAAAATCGTCTTTAAATATCGGGCAATAG
- a CDS encoding FecR family protein: protein MDKKEFTLLVKKYLAGNATDVEKRFVEAYYEEQDSGSSIDDILSTEEIGFTGQEMFQNIHQRLNKLPDTVEVRRFNWKRYAAVAAMLTAIVSVSIWFFNRNSQSENLAYNNYHTKRGNLSKIILSDGTLVWLNADSKFRCPQSFDGATTREVYLEGEAYFEVAKDKKHPFLVHTRNLTTKVLGTKFNVNAYDSNKAIEVTLLEGKVMLTTGNAGIIKNKKQDTLYLKPNEKAYFNGDRAMVKILTQRPTALAPQIKDSGANISATVKASYRPLLKIPVENAAISASWRVGHLVFDNEPLQNVIASLSRKYDVSINAKQSLLNFPVSLNLADEPLEEVLLEITKQLKHDSLKGGSKSDGDGQFKKVGSEYYIE from the coding sequence ATGGATAAAAAGGAATTTACGCTTTTAGTAAAGAAATACCTGGCCGGGAACGCAACGGACGTCGAAAAAAGATTTGTAGAAGCATATTACGAAGAGCAAGACTCCGGCTCATCAATTGATGATATATTGAGTACAGAAGAAATTGGTTTTACAGGGCAGGAAATGTTCCAAAATATCCACCAGCGCCTTAACAAATTACCTGATACAGTAGAAGTACGAAGATTTAACTGGAAAAGATATGCTGCCGTAGCAGCAATGCTAACTGCCATTGTATCGGTAAGTATTTGGTTTTTTAATCGAAATTCACAATCGGAGAATTTGGCTTATAATAACTATCATACTAAACGCGGGAATCTAAGCAAGATTATCTTAAGTGACGGCACATTGGTTTGGCTGAATGCAGACAGTAAATTCAGGTGTCCGCAATCATTTGACGGGGCCACTACAAGAGAGGTTTATTTAGAAGGAGAAGCCTATTTTGAGGTTGCAAAGGATAAGAAGCACCCTTTTTTAGTGCACACACGAAATTTGACAACAAAGGTTTTAGGAACAAAATTCAATGTAAATGCTTATGATTCAAATAAAGCAATTGAAGTAACGCTATTGGAAGGAAAAGTAATGCTGACAACAGGGAATGCCGGTATTATTAAGAACAAGAAGCAAGATACGCTGTACTTAAAACCTAATGAAAAAGCTTATTTTAATGGAGATAGGGCAATGGTAAAAATATTGACCCAACGGCCAACAGCATTGGCACCTCAAATAAAAGATTCAGGAGCAAATATTTCAGCTACTGTTAAAGCATCCTATCGTCCTCTGTTAAAGATTCCTGTTGAAAATGCTGCTATTTCCGCATCCTGGAGAGTTGGGCATCTGGTGTTTGATAACGAGCCACTTCAAAATGTGATCGCATCGCTTAGTCGTAAATATGATGTATCGATAAATGCTAAACAAAGCTTGCTTAATTTTCCGGTATCATTAAATCTTGCAGATGAACCACTTGAAGAAGTCTTATTGGAGATTACTAAACAGTTAAAACACGACAGCTTGAAGGGAGGTTCGAAAAGCGATGGTGATGGGCAATTCAAAAAGGTAGGATCTGAATATTATATAGAATAA
- a CDS encoding TonB-dependent receptor, translating to MQSKSYHFINTARYVVTIMLLVCLSILKGYSQETTGSLSGKINDETSGFLPGATITAVHLPTGTKYVTSSNEFGRYSLVNLRVGGPYVISIVFIGFEGQSRENVNIGLGANASIDFTLKSNAQTLNEVVIKSTGAPRANVTGTGLNISSNRLRNLPASSRSFQDYTRLTPQYNGNSFVGTNFRYNNVTIDGAINNDAIGFSPSLGGQTGTSGQIGSSTRTNPISIDAIQDIQVYVAPYDVKIGNFTGGSINAVTRSGTNNIEGSVYAFGRNNTLTGTDYAGGTGRLSSSFHDLQTGFRVGFPLIKDKLFFFTNEELTDRREPLAQTIASPAVQAILTTSDANNIINYYKNSGFGFDPGTAGAYNIYSKSTKFFNRIDWNISDKHQLAVRSNVVNSNATNLTRDDQNFRFSSIDYTQHNNQVATVAELKSRFNSVMANNLVVGYTTVHDYRDPLSYAYYPQIQIGGRTLGTTILLGTDREASIFNMKQKSLELTDNFTIFKGNHTITIGTHNELYNITYGFVNSPNGRVDYANVDDFLAGNPSRIRGNFLYANQDRNYILNHPSAAFKVNMYSVYAEDEIIFSNRFKLIPGLRLDMVDLPNKQPLSIKTANAQQDLFYGTTYTYTQPSAITNNYFGQIQVSPRIGFNFDINADKKVVLRGGSGLFTGRIPFAWLGYAFYNNGNTYGAFDKRYNYTGNPTAVPPVPPTVPNPGTDPRKPSGTGIAGTAVNENGQSALDANGPTQVDLVDNNFKMPQVWRTSLGLDVDAGSGYKFTIEGIYTKTIYDVQFKQINQQDSASYYQYDINQQQPVFSGKSNNPIFTSMYLLSNTHQGYRYSITGQLTKTFPFGLDVMAAYTYGVSKDLANGIRNSMESNWQLNQALNPNNPQLAYSNFDIRNRIISAVNYRVAYGAQKRYQTNVSLFFSGSSGSPFTYGFVNTPINIQNTGQQVTLAYIPTSGEIINFFQTGNVLLSNNTIAYKTAADQAQEFEQYIRSVPYLKDHRGEFTQRNGARTPWNINADMRVSETIKLSSKFNRSVTVSLDVFNLTNLLNRNWGKVYFSSDLFNSSASVGLRPTGTTTAGYPIYVWEKPSTPYQVDINQSRWQMQVGVRYNF from the coding sequence ATGCAATCTAAATCTTATCATTTTATAAATACCGCCAGGTATGTCGTAACGATAATGCTGCTGGTATGCCTGAGCATATTGAAAGGATATTCTCAGGAAACCACAGGTTCGTTAAGCGGAAAAATTAACGATGAAACCAGCGGGTTTTTGCCGGGGGCAACTATTACCGCCGTGCATTTACCTACCGGCACAAAATATGTAACCTCAAGCAACGAGTTTGGCAGGTACTCGCTGGTGAATTTAAGAGTAGGTGGCCCATATGTTATCAGTATTGTATTCATTGGGTTTGAAGGCCAATCGCGTGAAAACGTTAACATTGGTTTGGGTGCCAACGCTTCGATAGATTTTACGCTAAAATCAAACGCGCAAACCTTAAACGAGGTTGTTATCAAAAGCACGGGGGCGCCCCGCGCAAATGTTACCGGAACCGGTTTAAATATATCATCAAACCGTTTACGTAACCTGCCGGCCAGTTCTCGCAGTTTTCAGGATTATACACGGCTTACCCCGCAATACAACGGCAATTCATTTGTTGGTACTAACTTCAGATATAATAATGTAACTATAGATGGTGCAATCAATAATGATGCGATTGGCTTTAGCCCCTCGCTTGGCGGCCAGACAGGTACTTCAGGCCAGATAGGCAGCTCTACGCGAACCAACCCAATCTCTATCGATGCGATACAGGATATACAAGTTTATGTAGCACCGTACGATGTCAAGATTGGTAACTTTACAGGTGGCAGCATCAATGCCGTAACACGTAGCGGTACAAATAATATAGAAGGTTCGGTTTACGCTTTTGGGCGCAACAATACACTTACAGGTACTGATTATGCCGGCGGGACAGGTCGTTTATCAAGCAGTTTTCACGATCTTCAGACCGGGTTTCGCGTTGGCTTTCCTCTCATTAAAGATAAATTATTCTTTTTTACCAACGAAGAGCTTACCGATAGAAGAGAGCCGCTTGCCCAAACGATTGCATCGCCCGCGGTTCAGGCTATTTTGACAACCTCAGATGCCAATAACATCATTAATTATTACAAAAACAGTGGCTTTGGGTTTGATCCCGGAACGGCAGGTGCATACAATATTTACTCAAAATCTACTAAGTTTTTTAACAGGATTGATTGGAACATTTCTGATAAGCACCAGTTGGCTGTGCGTAGCAATGTAGTTAACTCTAATGCAACAAACCTTACCCGGGATGATCAAAACTTCAGGTTTTCAAGTATCGATTATACCCAGCACAATAACCAGGTGGCAACCGTTGCCGAGTTGAAATCCCGCTTTAACAGTGTAATGGCAAATAACCTCGTGGTGGGCTATACAACGGTTCATGATTATCGTGATCCCTTATCTTACGCTTACTACCCGCAAATACAAATTGGCGGCCGCACGCTTGGCACAACTATATTGCTGGGTACCGACCGCGAAGCAAGTATTTTTAATATGAAGCAAAAAAGCCTGGAGCTGACTGATAATTTTACCATATTTAAAGGTAATCATACTATCACAATAGGAACACACAATGAACTTTATAATATCACATATGGTTTTGTAAATTCGCCAAACGGTCGTGTGGATTATGCCAACGTCGATGATTTTTTAGCGGGCAACCCCAGCAGGATAAGAGGGAACTTTTTGTACGCAAACCAAGATCGAAACTATATCCTTAATCATCCATCGGCAGCATTTAAAGTAAATATGTACAGCGTTTACGCAGAGGACGAAATTATATTTTCAAATCGTTTTAAACTTATTCCGGGGCTTCGGCTGGATATGGTCGATTTGCCAAATAAACAACCACTGTCTATAAAAACCGCCAACGCGCAGCAAGACTTGTTTTACGGGACAACTTACACTTACACACAGCCGTCAGCAATAACAAACAATTACTTTGGACAAATACAGGTATCGCCGCGCATTGGTTTTAATTTCGATATCAATGCAGATAAAAAAGTGGTGTTAAGAGGTGGCTCTGGTTTATTTACCGGGCGCATACCATTTGCATGGCTCGGCTACGCTTTTTACAATAACGGCAATACATATGGCGCTTTTGATAAAAGATACAATTACACAGGCAATCCAACAGCCGTCCCCCCTGTGCCACCTACGGTTCCTAATCCCGGTACCGATCCAAGGAAGCCGTCGGGTACCGGCATAGCCGGAACTGCTGTGAATGAAAATGGTCAATCGGCTCTGGATGCAAACGGACCGACGCAAGTTGACCTGGTTGATAACAATTTTAAGATGCCGCAGGTATGGCGTACAAGCCTTGGCTTAGATGTGGATGCCGGGTCTGGCTACAAATTTACTATAGAAGGTATTTACACCAAGACTATCTACGACGTACAGTTCAAACAAATCAATCAGCAGGATAGCGCATCCTATTACCAGTACGATATTAATCAACAACAGCCTGTTTTCTCAGGAAAATCAAATAACCCTATATTTACATCAATGTACTTGCTGTCCAACACGCATCAGGGTTATCGGTACAGCATTACCGGTCAGTTAACCAAAACTTTTCCTTTTGGTCTTGATGTGATGGCCGCGTATACCTATGGTGTATCAAAAGATTTGGCAAACGGCATTCGTAACTCGATGGAATCCAACTGGCAGCTAAACCAGGCTTTGAACCCCAATAATCCGCAACTTGCCTACTCCAATTTTGATATTCGAAATAGGATAATAAGCGCCGTTAATTATCGGGTTGCTTATGGTGCCCAAAAAAGATATCAAACAAATGTAAGCTTGTTTTTTAGTGGCTCGTCAGGCTCTCCCTTTACTTACGGCTTTGTAAATACCCCAATCAATATTCAAAATACAGGTCAGCAGGTAACCCTGGCATATATACCAACCTCCGGCGAGATCATTAATTTTTTTCAAACCGGTAACGTGCTGCTATCTAATAATACTATAGCCTATAAAACAGCAGCCGATCAGGCCCAGGAATTTGAGCAATACATCCGGTCGGTACCATATTTGAAAGATCATAGGGGAGAATTTACACAGCGAAACGGTGCGCGTACGCCATGGAATATCAATGCAGATATGCGCGTATCAGAAACAATAAAGCTGTCTTCTAAATTTAACCGTTCCGTTACGGTAAGCCTGGATGTTTTTAACTTAACCAATTTGCTGAATAGGAACTGGGGCAAGGTGTATTTTTCGTCTGATTTGTTCAATTCTTCGGCAAGTGTTGGCTTAAGACCAACCGGGACTACCACAGCAGGTTATCCTATCTATGTTTGGGAAAAGCCGTCAACTCCGTACCAAGTAGATATAAACCAATCAAGATGGCAGATGCAAGTAGGTGTGCGATATAATTTTTAA
- a CDS encoding IPT/TIG domain-containing protein: MKKTNTLSNQVSCMPAKLSVHLEIIFALFTYVYDILFKRRASNYAFLLLVILLQAACKKKETEVVPVVTISSLSKTVLNIGDTLSINGDNFNTTPEKNLVSVATISFKVISASSNKLSVVVPKGAQSGTLSVGFALGQATSFNQQITIVGGTQPSITSITPAGAYEGDTIIIKGKNFSIPYDLNSVTFNGTSSGKIINATANELKVVVPDLSDSGPIQVTSGGLNSLPIQYTVSKVDPFEDGHIYWMTPSYAFSDVTYQDEISAERFIKGLTNTGSSQTSLVYQMNSAPFPPNPQYYNSPPFYPELSRTNQQGIQAYSIYNYVVNDNQHNGYYLTSSAYPFPAEYKLMKFNYSSGSGTPAPVWSQTFSVPAYNNFYPDPTSQYSSASIHYTPGQQISIDGNTIYLKMGISDDYYTGDVSATSPVLTLQKGLLGDANGYDLKFGKDYIFYSVVGAPQYQVDPSSLKEVRYVKKGSKVSQLVPLGLIPYTDFVVSTMADASHGNNLLIVTRSNATNLNTIYNFNAETQKLTVLYNKANWADSPSGEQYIAPLNSGFLWAGKHIYYANHRNSPFYTALHRLNDDGSSAKVVTVYGRMEPLTDKLADYFSLFIGK; this comes from the coding sequence ATGAAAAAGACAAACACACTAAGTAACCAGGTATCTTGTATGCCGGCAAAATTGTCTGTGCATTTAGAGATTATATTTGCCTTATTTACATACGTTTATGATATTTTATTTAAACGCCGGGCATCAAATTACGCGTTTTTATTACTCGTAATCTTATTACAGGCAGCATGCAAAAAAAAGGAGACTGAAGTAGTGCCGGTGGTAACCATCAGCAGCTTAAGCAAAACAGTTTTGAACATAGGCGATACGCTGAGCATTAACGGAGATAATTTTAATACCACGCCGGAAAAAAACCTTGTTTCAGTTGCCACAATATCGTTTAAGGTAATTTCGGCCTCTTCAAACAAATTATCCGTAGTCGTTCCAAAGGGAGCGCAAAGCGGTACGTTAAGCGTTGGTTTTGCATTAGGCCAGGCCACAAGCTTTAACCAGCAAATTACCATTGTAGGCGGAACACAGCCTTCCATCACCAGCATAACCCCTGCCGGAGCTTATGAGGGTGATACTATTATCATAAAAGGAAAAAACTTTTCCATCCCTTATGATCTTAACTCTGTAACTTTTAACGGGACCAGTTCGGGTAAAATAATCAACGCGACGGCTAACGAGCTTAAGGTGGTGGTGCCGGATCTGTCTGACAGCGGGCCCATACAAGTTACTTCCGGCGGCTTAAACTCGCTGCCTATCCAATATACGGTGTCGAAAGTTGACCCGTTTGAAGACGGGCACATTTACTGGATGACCCCATCGTATGCATTCTCAGATGTTACTTACCAGGACGAGATTAGTGCAGAAAGGTTTATAAAAGGGCTGACAAATACCGGTTCGTCGCAAACGAGCCTGGTATACCAGATGAATAGTGCTCCATTTCCTCCAAATCCACAATATTATAACAGCCCTCCTTTTTACCCCGAGTTATCACGCACAAACCAACAGGGAATACAAGCTTACTCAATATACAACTATGTAGTTAACGATAATCAGCACAATGGATATTATCTTACATCCTCGGCGTACCCCTTCCCGGCTGAATATAAATTAATGAAGTTCAATTACAGCAGTGGTTCGGGCACCCCGGCACCTGTCTGGAGCCAAACGTTTAGCGTGCCCGCTTACAACAATTTCTATCCCGATCCCACAAGTCAATACTCCTCTGCTTCTATTCATTATACTCCGGGCCAGCAAATATCCATAGATGGTAACACCATTTATCTTAAAATGGGTATTAGCGACGATTACTACACCGGCGATGTATCAGCTACCTCTCCAGTTTTAACCCTGCAGAAAGGTCTCCTTGGTGATGCTAACGGTTATGACCTGAAATTTGGGAAAGACTACATTTTTTACAGCGTTGTTGGTGCTCCTCAATATCAAGTTGACCCAAGCAGTTTAAAAGAGGTGCGATATGTAAAAAAGGGGAGTAAAGTAAGCCAGTTGGTGCCGCTTGGTTTAATACCATATACTGATTTTGTTGTGTCAACTATGGCCGATGCTTCGCATGGCAATAACCTGCTTATTGTTACCAGGTCAAACGCAACTAATCTTAATACCATTTACAATTTTAACGCCGAAACGCAAAAACTCACTGTGTTGTACAATAAAGCTAATTGGGCTGATTCACCATCGGGAGAACAATACATCGCCCCCTTAAATTCAGGATTTTTATGGGCAGGGAAGCACATATACTATGCAAATCATAGAAACTCACCTTTTTATACCGCATTGCACCGATTAAATGATGACGGCAGTAGCGCTAAAGTGGTTACAGTTTACGGGCGTATGGAGCCCTTAACAGACAAATTAGCCGATTATTTCAGCTTGTTTATTGGTAAATAA